In Nitrospirota bacterium, the following are encoded in one genomic region:
- a CDS encoding ABC transporter ATP-binding protein has protein sequence MSYYSRFYPFLRPYLPQMAAAALLVAGVAAVNLALLRLAGFLWDLITVQRDLAGMTRAIGLFLGLVILQGLLSVGHGYLTAWVSQRIMARFRTHVFTHLQRLSLSFFAKRRTGELLSRLMNDVGVIQATVTETPIDSAKQLVTFVGGVAFLFVMNWRLCLLILLLLPVLVLVARGFGRKLKSLSRSIQDQTASIATLAEEVLSGIRVVKSFVQTGREAQRFAGQVQAALAIALRRAAVLAVFVPVITLLTFAAAAAVLWYGGRQVIEGAVTPGDLFAFVLFAGILIGPFGSAARVFAQIKEAQGAMQRVFEILDTEPDVRDQPDAVELPPISGHVQARQVSFAYDPRQPVLSDVSFEARPGEMVAIVGPTGSGKTTLVNLLHRFYDPTEGTITIDGLDLRRVRLESLYRQIALVPQETILFGGTILDNIRYGRETAAEDEVFAASRAANAHEFVSAMPDGYQTVVGEKGVNLSGGQRQRLAIARAVLKNPRILILDEATSALDAESERLVQEALDRLMAGRTTFVIAHRLTTIQRADRILVLNKGRIVEEGTHASLMARDGLYHYLYTLRLSELTAD, from the coding sequence GTGTCCTACTACTCCCGCTTCTATCCGTTCCTGAGGCCGTACCTGCCCCAGATGGCGGCGGCGGCCCTGCTGGTCGCCGGCGTGGCGGCCGTCAACCTCGCGCTGCTGCGCCTGGCCGGCTTCCTCTGGGACCTCATCACCGTCCAGCGCGACCTGGCCGGCATGACCCGCGCGATCGGGCTCTTCCTCGGCCTCGTGATCCTCCAGGGCCTGCTCTCGGTCGGCCACGGCTACCTCACCGCCTGGGTGTCGCAGCGCATCATGGCTCGCTTCCGCACCCACGTCTTCACCCACCTGCAGAGGCTCTCGCTCAGCTTTTTCGCCAAGCGCCGCACCGGCGAGCTGCTGTCCCGCCTGATGAACGACGTCGGCGTCATCCAGGCCACCGTGACCGAGACGCCGATCGACTCGGCCAAGCAGCTCGTCACGTTCGTCGGCGGCGTCGCCTTCCTGTTCGTCATGAACTGGCGGCTCTGCCTCCTGATTCTGCTGCTGCTGCCCGTCCTCGTCCTCGTCGCGCGCGGCTTCGGCCGGAAGCTGAAGAGCCTCTCCCGGTCCATCCAGGATCAGACCGCCTCGATCGCCACGCTCGCCGAGGAGGTGCTGTCGGGCATCCGGGTCGTCAAGTCCTTCGTCCAGACCGGCCGGGAGGCGCAGCGGTTCGCCGGCCAAGTCCAGGCCGCCCTGGCGATCGCCCTGCGACGGGCCGCCGTACTGGCGGTGTTCGTGCCTGTCATCACCCTGCTCACCTTCGCCGCGGCCGCGGCCGTCCTCTGGTACGGAGGCCGGCAGGTGATCGAGGGGGCCGTGACGCCGGGAGACCTGTTCGCCTTCGTCCTGTTCGCCGGCATCCTGATCGGCCCGTTCGGCTCGGCCGCGCGGGTCTTCGCCCAGATCAAGGAAGCCCAGGGCGCCATGCAGCGGGTCTTCGAGATCCTCGACACGGAGCCGGACGTGCGCGACCAGCCGGACGCGGTGGAGCTGCCGCCGATCAGCGGCCACGTGCAGGCCCGGCAGGTGAGCTTCGCCTACGATCCCAGACAGCCGGTCCTCTCGGACGTCTCCTTCGAGGCCAGACCGGGCGAGATGGTCGCGATCGTCGGGCCGACCGGCTCCGGCAAGACCACGCTCGTGAACCTGCTGCACCGGTTCTACGACCCGACCGAGGGGACGATCACGATCGACGGGCTCGACCTCCGCCGGGTGCGCCTGGAGAGCCTTTACCGCCAGATCGCGCTGGTGCCCCAGGAGACGATCCTGTTCGGCGGCACGATCCTCGACAACATCCGCTACGGGCGCGAGACCGCCGCCGAGGACGAGGTGTTCGCGGCCAGCCGGGCCGCCAACGCGCACGAGTTCGTCAGTGCGATGCCGGACGGATACCAGACGGTGGTGGGAGAAAAGGGCGTGAACCTCTCGGGGGGGCAGCGTCAGCGGCTCGCCATCGCCCGGGCGGTGCTCAAGAACCCCCGGATCTTGATCCTCGACGAAGCCACCTCCGCCCTGGACGCGGAATCCGAGCGGCTGGTGCAGGAAGCCCTGGATCGCCTGATGGCCGGCCGGACGACCTTCGTGATCGCCCACCGGCTGACGACGATTCAGCGGGCCGATCGGATCCTGGTGCTGAACAAGGGGCGGATCGTGGAGGAGGGCACCCACGCCTCGTTGATGGCGCGGGACGGGCTCTATCATTACCTCTATACGCTACGCTTATCCGAGTTGACCGCCGATTGA
- a CDS encoding pyridoxal-dependent decarboxylase, protein MSNLREESERQYLRRLDKYLGPPLRLEGAAYGAPEGWFLGPKAENEELLLELIVDAVREHCRYRRNFHPEDPDGISEAEKESPEYKYAVRTLKGYARQLIEKLQLSAPFFSMRYQSHMLWDQALPAIIGYFAAMLYNQNNVAAEASPITTLLEIEVGNDLCRMLGYVPKNGILPWGHITSCGSVANIEALWAARNIKFFPLAVCAALQEKRSPLTPAKDMMVRCLSGKSERLRDLDAWTLLNLEMDEVVALPYRIAELCGKPLGELTKAINKDTVQNIGMAEFHHRFLSRADIEPPVVFVPSTKHYSWPKGATLLGLGQNCMKSVPVDNDARMDMEQLRQRLDDCRDRCVPVIAVVAVIGSTGESAVDPLAKILGLRKRYRTRGTELYFAVHCDAAWGGYFASMLRKDEFVGRPIAKPKPDRVSLATGEPPPGQHCAPFHADLCSFREVIPDFPMNDHALEQYKSLGLADSITVDPHKAGYVPYPAGALCYRNSRMRDLISLKAPVVFHSESEPTVGIYGIEGSKPGAAAAAVWLAHRVIRPTQGGYGRILGQCMWTCTRLYCRLATMTDPRFKIVLLNKLPSERKGRGKRAVEEERRYIRKHFVHRSNAELLAFLKRSKKARKLFKELGPDQLILAYSFNYYTKPGDPDSLNADAAKMNDLNNEIFKICSITAPVADLNSKKLILTNSAFTVKDYGQPFMDEYCRRAGVKPTNGEIIFLISTTMDPWTTDIPRTPDTPEGDFLAVVEDALREAVYQGLSKVLPEAAQPK, encoded by the coding sequence ATGAGCAACCTTCGCGAAGAATCTGAAAGGCAGTATCTGCGGCGTCTCGACAAGTACCTCGGACCGCCCCTACGTCTTGAGGGAGCCGCCTACGGCGCTCCCGAAGGATGGTTCTTGGGTCCCAAGGCGGAGAACGAAGAGCTGCTGCTGGAGTTGATCGTGGACGCCGTTCGCGAGCATTGTCGGTACCGGCGGAATTTTCATCCGGAGGACCCGGACGGCATCAGCGAAGCGGAGAAGGAATCCCCAGAGTACAAATATGCGGTCAGAACCCTGAAAGGCTATGCCAGACAACTGATCGAAAAGCTGCAATTGTCCGCTCCCTTCTTCAGCATGCGGTATCAGAGCCACATGTTGTGGGATCAGGCGCTTCCGGCCATCATCGGTTACTTTGCCGCCATGCTGTACAACCAGAACAACGTGGCCGCCGAGGCCTCTCCGATTACAACCCTGCTCGAAATCGAGGTCGGCAACGACCTGTGCCGGATGCTCGGCTACGTCCCGAAGAACGGCATCCTCCCGTGGGGCCATATCACCTCTTGCGGATCGGTGGCCAACATCGAGGCCCTCTGGGCCGCACGCAACATCAAGTTCTTTCCGCTGGCCGTCTGCGCGGCGCTGCAGGAGAAGAGATCCCCGCTCACTCCCGCGAAAGATATGATGGTGCGCTGTCTCAGTGGCAAGTCCGAACGATTGCGGGATCTGGATGCCTGGACCCTGCTCAACCTGGAGATGGACGAGGTGGTCGCGTTGCCCTATCGGATCGCGGAACTGTGCGGGAAACCTCTCGGGGAGCTCACCAAAGCCATCAACAAGGACACGGTCCAGAACATCGGGATGGCCGAATTCCATCACCGCTTCCTGAGCAGGGCAGATATCGAACCGCCAGTGGTCTTCGTGCCGTCCACGAAGCACTACTCCTGGCCCAAGGGCGCGACGCTGCTAGGTCTCGGGCAAAACTGCATGAAGTCCGTCCCCGTGGATAACGACGCTCGCATGGACATGGAACAGCTCCGGCAGCGGCTCGACGATTGCCGAGACCGGTGCGTGCCGGTCATCGCGGTCGTCGCCGTCATCGGAAGTACGGGAGAAAGCGCGGTCGATCCGCTGGCGAAGATCCTTGGCCTGCGGAAACGCTACCGGACGAGGGGCACGGAGCTTTACTTTGCCGTCCATTGCGATGCCGCCTGGGGCGGCTACTTTGCCTCCATGCTCCGCAAGGACGAGTTCGTCGGTCGCCCCATCGCCAAGCCGAAGCCGGACCGAGTCTCACTCGCCACAGGCGAACCGCCTCCGGGACAGCATTGCGCGCCGTTTCACGCCGACCTGTGCTCCTTCCGGGAGGTGATCCCGGATTTTCCGATGAACGACCACGCCCTGGAACAATACAAATCTCTAGGGCTGGCCGATTCCATCACTGTCGATCCGCACAAAGCCGGCTACGTGCCCTATCCAGCCGGTGCCCTCTGCTACCGCAACTCCAGGATGCGTGATCTCATTTCCCTCAAAGCGCCCGTGGTCTTTCACAGCGAGAGCGAACCGACCGTGGGCATTTACGGGATCGAAGGGTCCAAACCGGGCGCCGCCGCGGCCGCCGTCTGGCTGGCCCATCGGGTCATCCGCCCGACGCAGGGCGGCTACGGACGGATTCTGGGGCAGTGCATGTGGACCTGCACGCGTCTGTATTGCCGCCTCGCGACGATGACCGACCCCCGCTTCAAGATCGTGCTCCTGAACAAGCTGCCCTCCGAGCGAAAGGGGCGCGGCAAGCGGGCCGTCGAAGAAGAGAGGAGGTACATCCGCAAACACTTCGTCCATCGTAGCAACGCGGAACTGTTGGCCTTCTTAAAGAGAAGCAAGAAAGCGAGGAAACTCTTCAAGGAGCTTGGTCCCGACCAACTGATCCTCGCCTATTCGTTCAACTACTACACCAAGCCAGGAGACCCGGATAGTCTCAACGCCGATGCCGCGAAAATGAACGATCTCAACAACGAGATTTTCAAGATCTGCAGCATCACCGCCCCGGTCGCCGACCTTAATTCCAAGAAGCTGATTCTCACCAACTCCGCGTTCACCGTCAAGGACTATGGCCAGCCGTTCATGGACGAGTACTGCAGGCGCGCAGGGGTCAAGCCGACGAACGGCGAGATCATTTTTCTGATCTCAACGACCATGGACCCCTGGACCACCGACATTCCCAGGACTCCGGACACGCCTGAGGGAGACTTCCTGGCGGTTGTCGAGGACGCCCTTCGGGAAGCCGTCTATCAAGGGTTGTCGAAGGTGCTACCGGAGGCGGCGCAGCCGAAATAA
- a CDS encoding adenylate/guanylate cyclase domain-containing protein translates to MATAAKPSEQEKDNTELWRLMFAEGHPKLKSFQRQHSWLPSPPRCRMCFAPFRGIGGVYMRLRGKGPANRNPNYCSACDTFIRTYPGRAEVPMSMVIVDLVGSKELASRMTPSQFGEVLNNFYRPATNVLSEIDGFFIQLKGDEVDGVFPPGFSGPDYARKAVQAAEHLLRMQLPPAPDGSPVALKVGVHTGIFCIGTVGGDSEAGVMDVGVMGQNVHITQLLAKAAQPGEALITEAACTASGQPLQHLESRQLKLEGRQEPVAVRVMRAATN, encoded by the coding sequence ATGGCCACAGCCGCAAAGCCAAGCGAACAAGAAAAAGACAATACCGAGCTCTGGCGTCTGATGTTTGCCGAGGGCCACCCGAAGTTGAAGTCCTTTCAGCGCCAGCATAGTTGGCTCCCTTCGCCTCCACGGTGCCGAATGTGTTTCGCGCCGTTTCGTGGAATCGGTGGCGTCTACATGCGCTTGCGAGGCAAGGGGCCGGCAAACCGCAACCCGAACTATTGCAGCGCGTGCGACACCTTCATCCGGACCTACCCCGGCCGTGCGGAAGTGCCGATGTCGATGGTGATCGTGGATTTGGTCGGATCAAAGGAGTTGGCCAGCAGAATGACACCCAGCCAGTTCGGCGAAGTGCTGAACAACTTCTACAGGCCGGCCACCAACGTGCTCTCCGAGATCGATGGGTTCTTCATCCAGCTGAAGGGCGATGAGGTGGACGGCGTCTTCCCGCCCGGGTTCTCGGGGCCGGACTATGCCCGCAAGGCCGTGCAGGCCGCTGAGCACTTGCTGCGCATGCAGCTCCCGCCGGCCCCCGATGGCTCTCCGGTGGCCCTCAAAGTGGGGGTGCACACCGGCATCTTCTGCATCGGCACGGTTGGCGGGGACAGTGAGGCCGGTGTCATGGATGTGGGGGTCATGGGCCAGAACGTCCATATCACTCAACTTTTGGCCAAAGCGGCGCAGCCCGGCGAGGCGCTCATTACCGAAGCCGCCTGTACGGCTTCCGGGCAGCCGCTGCAGCATCTCGAGTCCCGCCAGCTCAAGCTGGAAGGCAGACAGGAACCCGTCGCCGTCCGCGTGATGCGAGCAGCGACGAACTGA
- a CDS encoding M20/M25/M40 family metallo-hydrolase produces MTEPGSSPSRRLILFPDVREILKTLRRKGCRLGVISNTGQEPAATIDAMLRNAGILTHFEPKLRLYSSEVRMEKDSPKIFKLAAQRAGLKATPSRCLFVGEEARERTFALAAGWRVAPAVSLALEALEERKIQFLRIHVPSHQNQPVWRRTLQQRTRPLAPLHVAGPDGRDIYVMASLETAASLDNQGFHVDRLGPVGAPDTGDLYLLRDDRQTRTGFLSPEGQSETLLESRPDRPDVVSSTQEGLFVILPGTRNIEELHFREARHGHTVKLLPDPSLLRPFSRQPGFRALNWTADAGAADRALTRHEIDALAKIDGALIQRLVDRYSGATPIDGSRRIRSRHVQHPDNGLAVTTILEDLRLLGGGQFVLRTHRIEGGRIKNVEAEFRGRTQELVLITAHLDSTAKGDGTYRPDKDPAPGADDDASGIAAVLAAASVLARLAQGTKPRRTVRLVLFNAEEVGLVGSNHYARALASQQAPVVAVFQMDMVGHRLAGSRAPHPFEIHLGYDSLPDTVQRSRILAERMERIIAQVAPNLAKPQIYDRNDPASGRSDHSSFQQRGYAAVCVSEDFFVGPDSAAPNPQPNPHYHKKTDQIIAPEYAAEVARAVAAAAWLTAQP; encoded by the coding sequence ATGACGGAACCCGGTTCCTCGCCAAGCCGTCGTCTCATCTTGTTCCCCGACGTTCGGGAGATTCTCAAGACCCTCCGCAGGAAAGGATGCCGCCTGGGCGTCATCTCGAACACGGGTCAGGAGCCGGCCGCCACGATCGACGCCATGCTGCGGAACGCCGGCATTCTGACGCACTTCGAGCCGAAGTTGAGACTATACAGCTCCGAAGTCCGAATGGAGAAAGACAGCCCGAAGATTTTCAAGCTGGCGGCCCAACGGGCCGGTTTGAAAGCCACTCCTTCTCGCTGCCTCTTCGTCGGTGAGGAGGCACGAGAGCGGACGTTCGCCCTGGCCGCCGGGTGGAGGGTCGCTCCCGCTGTTTCTCTGGCCCTCGAAGCGCTGGAGGAACGAAAGATCCAATTCCTCCGCATCCATGTCCCCTCTCATCAGAATCAGCCGGTCTGGCGGCGGACGCTCCAACAGCGAACTCGTCCGCTGGCGCCCCTCCACGTGGCCGGGCCTGACGGCCGCGACATCTATGTCATGGCTTCGTTGGAAACCGCAGCCTCGCTGGACAACCAAGGGTTCCATGTCGATCGCCTGGGCCCGGTGGGTGCTCCGGATACCGGCGATCTGTACCTCCTGCGCGACGATCGCCAGACGCGCACCGGATTTCTTTCTCCTGAGGGACAATCAGAGACGCTCCTGGAAAGCCGTCCTGACCGGCCGGATGTGGTCAGCTCGACCCAGGAAGGCCTGTTCGTCATCCTGCCTGGTACGCGGAACATCGAAGAGCTCCATTTCAGGGAAGCCCGGCACGGCCATACGGTCAAACTGCTGCCGGACCCTTCGCTGCTCCGACCTTTTTCCCGCCAGCCCGGTTTTCGCGCCCTCAACTGGACAGCCGATGCCGGCGCGGCCGACCGTGCGCTCACGCGGCATGAAATTGATGCGCTTGCCAAGATCGACGGGGCGTTGATTCAGCGCCTCGTCGACCGCTACAGCGGAGCGACGCCGATCGACGGCAGCCGGAGGATTCGCAGCCGGCACGTGCAGCATCCGGACAACGGACTGGCAGTCACAACCATCCTCGAAGATCTGCGCCTCTTGGGAGGGGGCCAATTCGTCTTGCGCACCCACAGAATCGAAGGCGGCCGGATCAAGAACGTCGAGGCGGAGTTTCGCGGGAGAACCCAGGAACTCGTCTTGATTACGGCGCACCTGGATTCAACCGCCAAGGGCGACGGGACCTATCGGCCGGACAAGGATCCGGCCCCCGGCGCCGATGACGACGCCAGCGGCATCGCGGCCGTGCTGGCCGCCGCCTCGGTCCTTGCCCGGTTGGCGCAAGGGACCAAGCCGAGGCGGACTGTCCGGCTCGTCCTATTCAACGCCGAAGAAGTGGGGTTGGTGGGCAGCAACCACTATGCCCGCGCGCTCGCTTCGCAGCAAGCGCCGGTCGTCGCCGTGTTCCAGATGGACATGGTGGGCCATCGCCTTGCAGGAAGCCGGGCACCGCATCCTTTCGAAATCCACCTCGGATACGATTCGTTGCCTGATACGGTGCAGCGCTCGCGCATCCTCGCCGAGCGGATGGAACGGATCATTGCGCAGGTGGCGCCAAATCTCGCGAAACCTCAGATATACGACCGGAACGATCCGGCTTCCGGCCGAAGCGACCACTCCAGCTTTCAACAGCGCGGATACGCCGCGGTGTGCGTGTCGGAGGATTTCTTCGTGGGACCAGACTCCGCCGCGCCCAATCCGCAGCCCAACCCGCACTATCATAAGAAAACCGATCAAATCATCGCGCCCGAATATGCCGCGGAAGTGGCGCGGGCAGTGGCAGCCGCAGCGTGGTTAACCGCCCAGCCGTGA
- a CDS encoding sigma 54-interacting transcriptional regulator — MAGLNADPPKRATSSCGTPGPVQPLRIPPTASREHLSALLEISQLLTSSTDLPQLLRLILDTLNQLVDADGCSLLLIDPLTNELTFYMPFGPEVDQLKEVRLQPGQGIAGWVVKERRPLLVNDVQADARFYSKIDTMTGFQTRSVLAAPLVDRERVLGVVEVLNSHKANGFDRQDLDLVCIFTAQASIALRNVQLITTIRDEKAYWQEEVQTRHRTLIGKSPLMQEAVQTARKAAGSDSTVLLLGESGTGKEILARSIHAWSARASKPFRAINCAALSDQLLESELFGHEKGAFTGALQQKKGLFELAHCGTVFLDEIGDMKPELQAKLLRVLQEHEFERVGGTVTIRIDLRIIAATNQDLRKAVASGRFRKDLFYRLNVVVIKLPPLRDRKEDIPALAEFFLKRYGQELNRTLSFDPEALERLQHYEWPGNVRELENAIERAVVLASEPVLRARDLAIEPCGTESEPAALMDLPFHDAVKAYKRILIQRAIEKAGGKKTKAAALLGLNPTHLARLRKELRVE; from the coding sequence ATGGCCGGGTTGAATGCCGATCCGCCGAAACGAGCGACCTCCTCCTGCGGCACGCCCGGACCCGTTCAGCCTCTGCGAATCCCTCCCACTGCTTCCCGCGAACACCTGAGTGCTCTGTTGGAGATCAGCCAACTCCTCACCTCGTCGACCGATCTCCCGCAGCTACTCCGCCTCATCCTGGACACGCTTAACCAGTTGGTGGACGCGGACGGCTGCAGTCTTCTGCTGATCGACCCACTGACCAATGAGCTCACGTTCTATATGCCGTTCGGCCCGGAGGTCGACCAGCTCAAGGAGGTTCGCCTGCAGCCCGGGCAGGGCATCGCCGGATGGGTCGTTAAAGAGCGCCGCCCCCTTCTCGTGAACGACGTTCAAGCCGATGCCCGGTTTTACAGCAAGATTGACACGATGACCGGGTTCCAGACCAGATCCGTGCTCGCCGCCCCGCTGGTGGATCGGGAGCGCGTGCTCGGGGTGGTCGAGGTCCTGAATTCTCACAAGGCGAACGGATTTGATCGGCAGGACCTGGATCTCGTCTGCATATTTACGGCCCAAGCCTCGATCGCGCTCAGAAACGTTCAGCTCATCACGACCATCCGAGACGAGAAGGCTTACTGGCAGGAAGAAGTGCAGACGCGCCATCGAACCTTGATCGGCAAGAGTCCGCTCATGCAGGAGGCGGTGCAGACAGCCCGAAAGGCGGCAGGATCAGATTCGACGGTGCTGCTTCTCGGCGAGAGCGGGACCGGAAAGGAGATTCTCGCACGCTCGATACACGCCTGGAGCGCGCGGGCTTCCAAACCATTCCGAGCCATCAATTGTGCCGCACTTTCAGACCAGTTGCTGGAAAGCGAGCTCTTCGGACACGAGAAGGGGGCCTTCACGGGCGCGCTTCAGCAAAAGAAGGGACTGTTCGAGCTTGCACACTGCGGGACCGTGTTTCTGGACGAGATCGGAGACATGAAGCCGGAATTGCAGGCCAAGCTGCTGCGCGTGCTGCAAGAGCACGAATTCGAGCGAGTCGGAGGGACGGTGACGATCCGGATTGATCTACGGATCATCGCCGCCACCAATCAGGATCTGCGGAAAGCAGTGGCGAGCGGGCGGTTTCGAAAAGACCTCTTTTACCGTCTCAACGTCGTCGTGATTAAGCTCCCGCCTTTGCGGGATCGGAAGGAAGACATTCCGGCACTCGCAGAGTTCTTTCTCAAACGATACGGCCAAGAACTCAATCGCACGTTGTCCTTCGACCCCGAGGCGCTCGAGCGGCTGCAACACTATGAATGGCCGGGAAACGTCCGTGAGCTCGAAAATGCGATCGAGCGGGCAGTGGTCCTCGCTTCGGAACCGGTCCTCAGGGCAAGAGACCTGGCGATCGAACCCTGCGGGACTGAGTCAGAGCCCGCCGCACTCATGGACCTTCCGTTCCACGACGCGGTGAAGGCTTACAAACGCATCCTCATTCAGCGCGCTATCGAGAAGGCTGGAGGCAAAAAAACCAAGGCGGCTGCCCTTCTTGGACTCAACCCCACGCATCTCGCCCGGCTTCGCAAGGAATTGAGGGTGGAATAA
- a CDS encoding nucleoside triphosphate pyrophosphatase, protein MRLLLASTSPRRKDLLALLQVPFEIVEPVFEERVRQDVSPEEQACLIADGKARSCAERFPDRLVLGSDTLIAVGRTILGKPADRAGADRMLRQLRGREHLIHTAVALRGEAARIREWGVETVRVWMKDFTDGELDEYLRTGESLGKAGAYSIQGAGGRLIACIEGDFTAAVGLPLKLVAGLLTKHGMPVPVDVAQLYRAKPYPNWAVFQR, encoded by the coding sequence ATGCGCCTTCTCCTGGCCTCGACCTCTCCGCGCCGCAAAGACCTGCTCGCCCTGCTCCAGGTGCCCTTCGAAATCGTCGAGCCCGTCTTTGAAGAACGGGTGCGCCAGGATGTGAGCCCCGAGGAGCAGGCCTGCCTGATCGCGGACGGCAAGGCCCGCTCCTGCGCGGAACGATTCCCGGACCGGTTGGTCCTCGGGAGCGACACGCTGATCGCGGTCGGCCGGACGATACTGGGCAAGCCGGCGGACCGAGCGGGAGCGGACCGGATGCTGCGGCAGCTTCGCGGGCGGGAGCATCTCATCCACACGGCGGTCGCGCTCCGGGGGGAGGCCGCCCGCATCCGCGAGTGGGGCGTGGAGACGGTGCGGGTCTGGATGAAGGACTTCACCGACGGGGAGCTGGACGAATACCTCCGGACCGGCGAGAGCCTGGGGAAGGCCGGGGCCTATTCCATTCAGGGAGCCGGGGGGCGCCTGATCGCCTGTATCGAGGGAGATTTCACGGCGGCGGTTGGGTTGCCGCTCAAGCTGGTGGCCGGTCTGCTCACGAAGCACGGGATGCCCGTGCCGGTGGACGTGGCGCAGCTCTACCGTGCCAAGCCCTACCCGAACTGGGCGGTCTTTCAACGATGA
- a CDS encoding tRNA-dihydrouridine synthase, with protein sequence MSFWQRLPRPIIGLSPMDGVTDAAFRLIVARQGAPDVTFTEFTSVGDICRGPAFLLSPLLYDEEERPVVAQLYGKDPDLFYQAAHVVCELGFDGLDVNMGCPSRSVASSGSGAGLIRTPALAQAILRATRRGIEDWAGGQSLEAAGLKPGRAEAVRSMNRQRDGRAPSPRRAIPLSVKTRIGYDEVIVEDWIIRLLEEEPAAISVHGRTLQQMYRGEADWGAIARAAALARGTRTLLLGNGDLQSMADVVRRVVETGVDGVLVGRGALGSPWLFRNKEAVRSILAGGDVMAAGRTDSLEPAVELAERFRVMLDHARQFEALFGRERFPHLRKHLGWYCKGFHLAALMRARMVRACSSADVERLVAEYLTGTLESVTENDERETMNVCGLGTRN encoded by the coding sequence ATGAGCTTCTGGCAACGGCTGCCACGCCCGATCATCGGCCTTTCGCCCATGGACGGGGTCACCGACGCCGCCTTCCGCCTGATCGTCGCGAGACAGGGGGCGCCCGATGTGACCTTCACCGAGTTTACGAGCGTTGGGGACATCTGCCGGGGGCCGGCCTTTCTCCTGTCCCCGCTCCTCTACGACGAGGAGGAGCGGCCCGTCGTGGCGCAGCTGTACGGCAAGGACCCCGACCTGTTCTATCAGGCGGCCCACGTGGTCTGCGAGTTGGGCTTCGACGGGCTGGACGTCAACATGGGCTGTCCGTCCCGGAGCGTCGCCTCCTCCGGCTCCGGCGCCGGCCTGATCCGGACCCCGGCACTGGCCCAGGCCATCCTGCGGGCCACCCGCCGGGGCATCGAGGACTGGGCGGGGGGACAGAGCCTAGAGGCAGCCGGGCTGAAGCCGGGGCGGGCGGAGGCGGTCCGCTCCATGAACCGGCAGCGGGACGGCCGTGCCCCGTCGCCCCGCCGGGCCATTCCCCTGTCGGTCAAGACGCGCATCGGGTACGACGAGGTGATAGTCGAGGACTGGATCATCCGTCTGCTCGAGGAGGAGCCGGCCGCCATCTCCGTCCATGGGCGCACGCTCCAGCAGATGTATCGGGGCGAGGCCGACTGGGGCGCGATCGCCCGCGCCGCTGCGCTGGCGCGGGGGACTCGAACGCTCCTGCTGGGGAACGGCGATCTCCAGTCCATGGCGGACGTGGTCCGCCGCGTGGTCGAGACGGGAGTGGACGGGGTGCTGGTCGGGCGCGGGGCGCTCGGGAGTCCCTGGCTCTTCCGGAACAAGGAGGCGGTTCGCTCGATTCTTGCCGGTGGAGACGTGATGGCGGCCGGCCGGACCGATTCCCTGGAGCCGGCGGTCGAGTTGGCCGAGCGCTTCCGGGTCATGCTGGACCATGCCCGCCAGTTCGAGGCCCTGTTCGGCAGGGAGCGGTTTCCGCACCTGCGCAAGCACCTGGGCTGGTACTGCAAGGGCTTTCACCTGGCGGCCCTCATGCGGGCCAGGATGGTGCGAGCCTGCAGCAGCGCCGACGTCGAGCGGCTGGTGGCCGAGTATCTGACCGGAACCCTGGAAAGCGTCACGGAGAACGATGAGCGCGAAACGATGAACGTCTGCGGTCTTGGGACCCGAAACTGA